The genomic stretch CGTTCACCGCCACCGATACGGATGTCATCAAGACCTACGTGCGCCTCGGGATGGGTGTGGGCATCATCGCTTCCATGGCGTTCGACCCGCTGGTGGACGGCGACCTGGTAACCCTGGACGGCTCACACCTTTTCGAGCCCAGCACCACCCACATCGGCTTTCGGCGCGGGACCTTCCTGCGCAGGTTCATGTACGACTTCATAGCCTGGTTCGCACCGCACCTCGACCAGGAGATCGTGGACGAGGCCATACGTTGCCCCACCCAGGCCGCCCGGGAACGGCTGTTCGCCGACATTAGCCTTCCGGTGNNNNNNNNNNCCCACCGGTCCGCCAAACTATTCCTTCGATTCGGGCTGTGGAGGTCAGGCGGATTTTTTGCGGTTTTCGTTGCGCACGCCGTGGGGGACGTGGCCTGCGGTTACCTCGGTGGCTGCGCTCTCACAGTGCTGCGTCTGGTCGTCGAAGAAGACGTCGGCCCCGAAGGCTTTCAGAAACGCCGTCTTTTTCATGCCGCCGAGAAACAGCGATTCGTCGAGGCGGATGTTCCACGCGCGCAGGGTGCGAATGACCCTTTCGTGGGCGGGGGCGCCACGTGCCGTGATGAGCGCGGTGCGTATGGGGCAGTCCTGGTCGAATTCCTGCTGCAGGCTGTGCAGGGCGCCGAGGAAGGACTTGAAGGGGCCTCCTTCCAGGGGCTCGGCCGCGGCGGCCTCGGCGGCGCTGAAGGCTTCCAGCCCCTGTTCCTGAAACACGCGCTCGGACGTGTCGGAGAACAGGACCGCATCGCCGTCGAACGCCAGCCGGAGTTGGCCGGATTCCGCGCCGGCGGACCGGCCCGGCGCAGGCAGCAGCGTTGCCGCGGCCACGCCGTGTTCCAGGGCATGCCCGACATCGGTGGCGTGCGTGGACAGGAACAGGTCGCAGCCGAACGCCCGTATGTACCGGTATGGACTCTCTCCGCCACAGAACGCGGCCCGGGTGATTTTGAGCCCATGCGCGGCAATGGAATTGAAT from Gemmatimonadota bacterium encodes the following:
- a CDS encoding 5'-nucleotidase — protein: RRFQIEHEDRVLKPGDGFVFVEKLLNINKLLDKHRVEVILLSRNTADTGLRIFNSIAAHGLKITRAAFCGGESPYRYIRAFGCDLFLSTHATDVGHALEHGVAAATLLPAPGRSAGAESGQLRLAFDGDAVLFSDTSERVFQEQGLEAFSAAEAAAAEPLEGGPFKSFLGALHSLQQEFDQDCPIRTALITARGAPAHERVIRTLRAWNIRLDESLFLGGMKKTAFLKAFGADVFFDDQTQHCESAATEVTAGHVPHGVRNENRKKSA